One Gloeothece verrucosa PCC 7822 DNA window includes the following coding sequences:
- a CDS encoding potassium-transporting ATPase subunit F, producing the protein MKKPIFSKTKTFMKGEVNPLKFIYLPILVFSGMILSLLMAYPIYAAAEDSLTKTNSYAIGILICSTFALSVYLFWVILQPEKF; encoded by the coding sequence ATGAAAAAGCCTATTTTTTCAAAGACAAAAACTTTTATGAAGGGAGAAGTAAACCCTTTAAAATTTATTTATTTACCGATTTTAGTTTTTAGTGGGATGATCTTGAGTTTATTAATGGCTTATCCCATTTATGCGGCGGCTGAAGACAGTTTAACTAAAACTAATTCTTATGCTATCGGGATTTTGATTTGTTCTACTTTTGCTTTATCAGTTTATTTATTCTGGGTAATTTTACAACCCGAAAAATTCTAA
- the kdpB gene encoding potassium-transporting ATPase subunit KdpB — protein MPNPKMLSKPPVRRAHIKKSKRVNFQGIYQRAIKDSFVKLNPKVMVKNPVMFVVWIGTIVTFLLTINPDLFGQYPGENQRLFNGLVTVILFFTLLFANFAEAVAEGRGKAQADSLRATKSDAIARKLLQDGSIQEVSSTNLRKGDIIKVITGDIIPADGEVIAGVASVDESAITGESAPVLKEPGSDVASSVTGGTKIISDELTIRVSSDPGKGFIDRMIALVEGAQRSKTPNEIALTVLLAVLTEVFLIVIATIPPIANYVNNPVSIVILVSLLVALIPTTIGGLLSAIGIAGMDRVAQFNVIATSGRAVEACGDINTLILDKTGTITLGNRLAEEFIPVNGHTPLDVAKVALAASIFDETPEGKSIVKLAQKLGAIVDFKTEQAEGIEFSARTRMSGTNLPDGGEVRKGAVDAIKGFVRSRGGKLSEDLEQAYQKVSNLGGTPLAVALNGDLYGVIYLKDIIKPGIKERFDQLRRMGVRTVMLTGDNRITASVIAREAGVDDFIAEATPEDKIRVIQEEQAKGKLVAMTGDGTNDAPALAQANVGVAMNSGTQAAKEAANMVDLDSDPTKLIDLVTIGKQLLITRGALTTFSIANDIAKYFAIIPAMFAAIGISSLNIMGLTSGSSAILSALIYNALIIPALIPLALRGVEFQPLSANQLLQKNILIYGVGGIIAPFIGIKVIDLLITGVGLARF, from the coding sequence ATGCCAAACCCAAAAATGTTATCAAAACCCCCGGTAAGACGCGCTCATATCAAAAAAAGTAAGCGAGTCAATTTTCAAGGAATTTATCAACGGGCCATTAAAGATTCTTTCGTCAAACTGAATCCAAAAGTGATGGTCAAAAATCCCGTCATGTTTGTGGTTTGGATTGGGACAATTGTCACTTTCTTGTTAACCATAAATCCCGATTTATTTGGGCAATACCCTGGAGAAAATCAACGGCTTTTTAACGGATTAGTGACGGTCATTCTTTTCTTTACCCTTCTATTTGCTAACTTTGCTGAAGCGGTTGCCGAAGGGCGAGGAAAAGCCCAAGCAGATTCCTTAAGAGCCACTAAAAGCGATGCTATCGCCCGCAAACTTTTACAGGATGGTTCCATTCAAGAAGTGAGTTCTACAAACTTGCGTAAAGGCGACATTATTAAAGTGATTACTGGCGATATTATTCCAGCCGATGGAGAAGTCATTGCTGGCGTAGCTTCTGTGGATGAATCAGCCATTACTGGAGAATCTGCACCCGTTTTAAAAGAACCCGGTTCTGATGTGGCTAGTTCGGTGACTGGAGGGACAAAAATTATCTCTGATGAGTTAACTATTCGAGTTAGTTCTGACCCCGGCAAAGGCTTTATAGACCGCATGATTGCTTTAGTTGAAGGGGCACAAAGAAGCAAAACGCCAAATGAAATTGCTCTCACGGTTTTATTAGCGGTTTTAACGGAAGTTTTCTTAATTGTTATTGCGACAATTCCCCCCATTGCCAATTATGTAAACAATCCGGTCAGCATAGTTATTTTAGTTTCCTTATTAGTCGCTTTAATTCCTACTACTATTGGGGGATTATTAAGCGCTATTGGTATTGCCGGCATGGATAGAGTCGCTCAATTTAATGTTATTGCTACTTCAGGAAGGGCAGTAGAAGCTTGTGGCGACATTAATACTTTAATCTTAGATAAAACCGGTACAATTACCTTGGGAAACCGTTTAGCTGAAGAATTTATTCCGGTTAATGGACATACCCCATTAGATGTGGCTAAAGTGGCTTTAGCCGCCAGTATATTTGATGAGACACCCGAAGGAAAATCTATTGTCAAACTCGCCCAAAAATTAGGAGCGATAGTCGATTTTAAAACTGAACAAGCAGAGGGCATTGAATTTTCAGCTAGAACCCGCATGAGCGGCACAAATTTACCAGATGGTGGCGAAGTTCGCAAAGGAGCGGTAGATGCTATAAAAGGTTTTGTTCGTTCTCGTGGCGGAAAATTATCAGAAGATTTAGAACAAGCTTATCAAAAAGTTTCTAACTTAGGAGGTACTCCTTTAGCAGTGGCTTTAAATGGTGATTTGTATGGCGTAATTTATCTCAAAGATATCATTAAACCCGGGATAAAAGAGCGCTTTGACCAGTTGCGACGTATGGGTGTGCGGACGGTTATGTTAACTGGGGATAACCGTATTACGGCTTCAGTTATTGCTAGAGAGGCAGGGGTTGATGATTTCATTGCTGAGGCAACTCCAGAAGACAAAATACGAGTGATTCAAGAAGAACAAGCTAAAGGTAAATTAGTGGCCATGACAGGAGATGGAACCAATGATGCTCCGGCTTTAGCACAGGCGAATGTAGGAGTAGCCATGAATTCTGGTACACAAGCCGCTAAAGAAGCCGCCAATATGGTAGATTTAGATTCAGATCCTACCAAGCTAATTGATTTAGTAACGATTGGCAAACAATTATTAATTACTCGCGGCGCATTAACAACTTTTTCTATTGCTAATGATATAGCCAAATATTTTGCGATTATTCCAGCGATGTTTGCTGCAATTGGTATTAGCAGCTTAAATATAATGGGATTAACCAGTGGTTCTTCAGCTATTTTATCCGCTTTAATTTACAATGCTTTGATTATTCCTGCTTTAATTCCTTTGGCACTTAGAGGAGTGGAGTTTCAACCGCTTAGTGCTAATCAATTATTACAAAAAAACATTTTAATTTATGGAGTAGGAGGAATTATTGCTCCCTTCATTGGAATTAAAGTGATTGATTTGCTAATAACGGGAGTCGGTTTAGCCCGATTCTAA
- the kdpA gene encoding potassium-transporting ATPase subunit KdpA, giving the protein MVQGLIQIVLTLIILVVIVPFLGNYLARVFLFKKTILDPILNPIERIIYAGIGTNPNKNMTAAQYIKAVLWSNLVMAILVYLIFMIQGSLPFNPTGLQAPSWDLALHTTISFITNTDQQHYSGETTLSYASQMWAIGYLMFTSAATGLAVGIAFIRGLTGQPLGNFYVDLTLSITRVLLPFSLVAAIVLISLGVPETLAPPVTLTTLEGATQTLAVGPVAHIEAIKQLGENGGGFFGINSAHPFENPNGFSNLIETILMVIIPAAMIYTYGIIAGNKKQGWLLFWMVFILFVITIFIAASGEFQGNPIINGLLGEQQPNLEGKEIRFGWAQTALWAITTTGTMCGAVNGMHDSLMPPGGGATLFNLFLQIIWGGQGTGTAYLFVFLILTVFLTGLMVGRTPEFLGRKIEKREIVLASVILLVHPIAILIPGAITLAFPEQIAGISNPGFHGISQVIYEYASAAANNGSGFEGLGDNTLWWNLSTSVVLLAGRFIPIIALLLLAENMYRKQPVPETPGTLRTDSNLFTSVNAITILILGALTFFPVLALGPIAEAFQIAAK; this is encoded by the coding sequence ATGGTGCAAGGCTTGATACAAATTGTCTTAACTCTAATTATATTAGTGGTAATTGTTCCTTTTTTGGGCAATTACTTGGCTAGAGTATTTTTGTTCAAAAAAACAATTCTTGATCCTATTCTAAATCCTATCGAAAGAATAATTTATGCAGGAATTGGAACGAACCCCAATAAAAACATGACAGCAGCACAATACATAAAAGCGGTATTGTGGTCTAATCTGGTTATGGCTATTTTAGTCTATTTAATTTTTATGATTCAGGGGAGTTTACCCTTCAATCCGACTGGATTACAAGCCCCGAGTTGGGATTTGGCTTTACATACCACTATTTCTTTTATTACTAATACCGACCAACAGCATTATTCAGGGGAAACAACCTTAAGTTATGCTTCCCAAATGTGGGCTATAGGGTATCTAATGTTTACTTCTGCTGCCACAGGATTAGCTGTTGGAATTGCTTTTATTCGAGGATTGACAGGTCAACCTTTAGGGAATTTTTATGTTGACTTAACTCTTTCTATTACAAGAGTTTTATTACCATTTTCCTTAGTGGCGGCAATAGTTTTAATAAGCTTAGGAGTTCCTGAAACCCTGGCTCCACCAGTTACCCTCACAACCCTAGAAGGAGCAACTCAAACCCTCGCAGTAGGCCCAGTAGCTCACATTGAAGCGATTAAACAGTTAGGAGAAAATGGAGGGGGTTTTTTTGGGATAAATTCGGCTCATCCTTTTGAAAATCCGAATGGTTTCTCGAATTTAATCGAAACTATTTTAATGGTTATAATTCCCGCAGCCATGATTTATACCTATGGGATAATAGCTGGTAATAAAAAACAGGGATGGCTTTTATTTTGGATGGTGTTTATCCTCTTTGTTATTACAATTTTTATCGCCGCTTCGGGAGAATTCCAAGGGAACCCTATTATTAATGGACTATTAGGAGAACAGCAACCCAATTTAGAAGGCAAAGAAATCCGTTTTGGTTGGGCACAAACTGCGCTTTGGGCAATAACCACTACAGGAACAATGTGCGGTGCTGTTAATGGAATGCACGACTCTTTAATGCCGCCTGGAGGAGGAGCCACATTATTTAATTTGTTCTTACAAATTATTTGGGGAGGACAAGGAACGGGAACCGCTTATCTATTTGTTTTTCTAATTTTAACGGTTTTCTTAACGGGATTAATGGTAGGAAGAACCCCAGAATTTTTAGGACGTAAAATAGAAAAAAGAGAAATCGTTTTAGCTAGTGTTATTCTCTTAGTTCATCCAATAGCTATTTTAATTCCTGGGGCGATTACTTTAGCGTTTCCTGAACAAATCGCGGGAATTAGTAATCCGGGTTTTCATGGTATTTCTCAAGTGATTTATGAATATGCTTCCGCCGCCGCTAACAATGGTTCAGGATTTGAAGGATTAGGAGATAATACCCTTTGGTGGAATTTAAGTACCTCTGTGGTTTTATTAGCAGGGCGTTTTATTCCCATTATTGCTTTGTTGTTATTAGCAGAAAATATGTACCGAAAGCAACCGGTTCCTGAAACCCCAGGTACACTCCGCACTGATAGTAACTTATTCACCAGTGTAAATGCTATCACTATTCTCATTTTGGGAGCGTTAACCTTCTTTCCCGTACTCGCTTTAGGACCCATTGCAGAAGCTTTTCAAATTGCCGCTAAATAA
- a CDS encoding sensor histidine kinase codes for MKGSKPLIYWLILLFFAVILSLEYATPAEYVFGYFYIVPIVLASYKLTKKATLRLTLIGVGLTLSNLVFPQLEIETLAITVNRLIAVLALWVTGSLAVRIRQYEEEINRQQAQLQAQQQLAAVREDFISTLTHDLKTPLLGAIETIKGIKAGLFGEITPQHQKVLEMMLRSHRSSLELVQTLLDVYRNDIEGIQLQCEPVNLASIAAEVIATLTNLAATRQVYVVLSCGDSDFRTHFWVNGDVLQLQRVFSNLIINGINHSPRGGRVEVKLETEGDFQLVKILDNGQGITPNELPHLFERFYQGTGDRQASGTGLGLYLTRQIITAHGGKIWAANRSPMGAIFIFCLKAIPLPNNDLN; via the coding sequence ATGAAAGGTTCAAAACCCCTAATATACTGGCTAATTTTGCTTTTTTTTGCTGTGATACTGAGTTTAGAGTACGCAACCCCCGCCGAGTATGTGTTTGGCTATTTTTATATCGTCCCTATTGTCTTAGCCAGTTATAAATTGACTAAAAAAGCCACCTTGCGCCTAACATTGATAGGCGTAGGATTAACGTTATCTAATTTAGTTTTTCCTCAATTAGAAATAGAGACTCTAGCCATTACCGTCAATCGCTTGATTGCTGTGTTAGCCTTGTGGGTAACGGGAAGCTTGGCCGTGAGAATTCGTCAATACGAAGAAGAAATTAACCGTCAACAAGCACAGCTACAAGCACAACAACAACTAGCGGCTGTGCGAGAAGATTTTATCTCTACCCTAACTCATGATTTAAAAACGCCGCTTTTAGGAGCTATTGAGACAATTAAAGGAATTAAAGCCGGATTATTTGGAGAGATTACACCTCAACATCAAAAAGTTCTAGAAATGATGCTGCGTTCTCATCGGTCTAGTTTAGAATTGGTGCAAACTTTACTGGATGTTTATCGTAATGATATTGAAGGAATTCAACTTCAATGTGAACCTGTAAATTTAGCCTCTATTGCGGCTGAAGTTATTGCTACCTTAACCAATTTAGCCGCTACTCGTCAGGTTTATGTGGTTTTAAGTTGTGGAGATTCAGATTTTCGGACTCATTTCTGGGTCAATGGGGATGTTTTACAACTTCAGCGTGTATTTAGTAATTTAATTATTAATGGGATTAATCACTCTCCTAGAGGGGGTAGAGTGGAGGTCAAATTAGAAACAGAGGGCGATTTTCAACTGGTCAAAATTCTCGATAATGGACAGGGAATCACACCTAATGAACTCCCTCACTTATTTGAGAGATTCTATCAGGGCACGGGTGATAGACAAGCAAGTGGCACTGGCTTGGGACTGTACCTAACTCGACAAATTATTACCGCTCATGGTGGTAAAATTTGGGCAGCAAATCGTTCTCCAATGGGTGCTATATTTATCTTTTGCTTAAAAGCTATTCCCTTGCCAAACAATGATTTAAATTAA
- a CDS encoding response regulator transcription factor gives MNFLRILLVEDDELFRLGLSVRLQKETGLQVVAEATDGETAVDLVNQHLPDVVLLDVGLPGIGGVEACRRIKQQHPQIPVLALTSHSQKTLIERLIVAGASGYCQKGIEAELLILALRSVAAGASWWDSTGTSSLREALTNVPFNSSVELSEIDLPQPLTKRELEILALIATGHTNQEIAERLQITVGTVRVHVHTILQKLDVRDRTSAAVLAIQKGLVS, from the coding sequence ATGAATTTTCTACGAATTTTACTGGTTGAAGATGATGAACTATTCCGCTTAGGATTGTCTGTGAGGTTGCAAAAAGAAACAGGTTTGCAAGTCGTCGCAGAAGCAACCGACGGTGAAACGGCAGTAGATTTAGTTAATCAGCATTTGCCGGATGTGGTATTGCTAGATGTGGGTTTGCCAGGTATTGGAGGGGTAGAAGCTTGTCGCCGCATTAAACAGCAACATCCTCAAATACCTGTGTTGGCCTTAACTTCTCATTCTCAGAAAACCTTGATTGAGCGCTTAATTGTGGCGGGTGCTTCCGGATATTGTCAGAAAGGAATTGAAGCAGAATTATTAATTTTAGCCCTACGTTCAGTGGCGGCGGGTGCTTCTTGGTGGGATTCTACCGGAACCAGTTCTTTACGGGAAGCTTTAACAAATGTGCCTTTTAATTCTTCTGTGGAATTATCAGAAATAGATTTACCACAACCGTTAACCAAACGAGAATTAGAAATTTTAGCCTTGATAGCCACAGGTCATACTAATCAAGAAATTGCCGAGAGATTACAAATTACTGTGGGTACCGTGCGAGTTCATGTTCATACTATTTTACAAAAATTAGATGTCCGTGACCGCACTTCGGCGGCTGTGTTGGCTATTCAAAAAGGCTTGGTTTCTTAA